In Actinoplanes derwentensis, the following proteins share a genomic window:
- the sepX gene encoding divisome protein SepX/GlpR, translated as MPTSVLLAVLAAAGLLALAPALVRRYDATERLAAERASSTARVLQRQRRRRTVPGRRPINPARQVTVTVPAPTGDPAAPPERRLRLVTGRRSQRVDKRRGTPAVVRRRRVFAALILLNTIELIGVVAVGPGFWIGFAVTGSLLGLYLVHLRNRAIIDRRRRRVQAREAAWLAARQAEVRREQARRAAARREAQRRLAAQREAVRRAAMGLDREPTDLPAAANGGSVSYRRRGGLRGRAYEAGGRHHNAS; from the coding sequence GTGCCGACCTCGGTGCTCCTCGCCGTCCTGGCCGCGGCTGGGCTGCTCGCCCTCGCCCCGGCGCTAGTGCGCCGGTACGACGCCACCGAGCGCCTCGCTGCGGAACGGGCGTCGTCGACGGCGCGGGTGCTGCAGCGCCAACGCCGTCGCCGCACCGTGCCCGGACGCCGACCGATAAACCCCGCCCGCCAGGTCACGGTTACGGTACCCGCCCCAACGGGTGATCCCGCCGCACCACCGGAACGACGCCTGCGCCTGGTCACCGGCCGCCGTTCGCAGCGGGTCGACAAACGCCGAGGCACCCCCGCAGTGGTCCGCCGCCGCCGCGTCTTCGCCGCCCTGATCCTGCTCAACACCATCGAACTCATCGGTGTGGTCGCCGTCGGCCCCGGCTTCTGGATCGGCTTCGCCGTCACCGGCAGCCTCCTCGGCCTCTACCTCGTCCACCTGCGCAACCGCGCCATCATCGACCGCCGCCGCCGGCGCGTCCAAGCCCGCGAGGCCGCCTGGCTCGCCGCCCGCCAAGCCGAAGTCCGCCGCGAACAGGCCCGCCGAGCCGCCGCCCGCCGCGAAGCCCAGCGCCGCCTGGCCGCCCAGCGCGAAGCCGTCCGGCGCGCCGCGATGGGCCTCGACCGCGAACCCACCGACCTCCCCGCCGCCGCCAACGGAGGGTCGGTCTCCTACCGGCGTCGCGGAGGTCTGCGCGGCCGCGCCTACGAGGCCGGAGGCAGACACCACAATGCATCCTGA
- a CDS encoding dolichyl-phosphate-mannose--protein mannosyltransferase, with the protein MTTAATAETDTPTADSPAGAESPGVRVIPDIVRRRLSTLDQRFDPYSWLVTVLITVVAGILRFSGLDRPKGYIFDEVYYPTDAWDMLQHGVEWDEKSNSAAYVVHPPLGKWLIAVGEYFFGNTEFGWRFSTAVAGTLMVLVLIRIAYRMFQSIVLAATAGLLMTLDGFQMVLSRTSLLDIFIALFILMTFAAMLLDRDHYRRGWQRALERGYDPDTTPHLPRFVPWWLLVAGVTFGMACGVKWSALFFAPFLAALVIVWRAQARRSAGVRGPIIAGILGDFGWLILSFGIAILVYFACWTGWFVTDDGYFRHYRADNGWSEPPIVGALLNLAHYHSEAFNFHTGLTQKHTYQSWPWQWLLLGRPVAFYWSSTGTCGATSCAAEILLLGTPILWWSFLPALGIVAWFGITRRDWRAYAMITGVVAGLLPWFYFAVKDGRTMFAFYAMPALPFLILAVVYALGAIMTPPAGMVAGAQRSDRQIVGTVVASTFVALVALCFAYFYPVFVGTLMPYDDWSVRMWLGGRWI; encoded by the coding sequence GTGACGACGGCGGCGACAGCTGAAACAGACACCCCTACCGCGGACTCCCCCGCCGGGGCGGAGTCGCCGGGCGTGCGTGTCATCCCCGACATCGTCCGGCGTCGCCTGTCGACGCTGGACCAGCGCTTCGACCCGTATTCGTGGCTGGTCACCGTGCTCATCACGGTGGTCGCCGGGATTCTGCGGTTCTCCGGTCTCGACCGGCCCAAGGGTTACATCTTCGACGAGGTGTATTACCCGACCGACGCCTGGGACATGCTCCAGCACGGCGTCGAATGGGACGAGAAGAGCAACAGCGCGGCGTACGTGGTGCACCCACCGCTCGGCAAATGGCTCATCGCGGTGGGCGAGTATTTCTTCGGTAACACCGAGTTCGGCTGGCGGTTCTCCACCGCGGTGGCCGGGACTCTGATGGTGCTGGTCCTGATCCGGATCGCCTATCGGATGTTCCAGTCCATCGTGCTGGCCGCGACCGCCGGTCTGCTGATGACCCTGGACGGCTTCCAGATGGTGTTGTCCCGCACCTCGCTGCTGGACATCTTCATCGCACTGTTCATCCTGATGACGTTCGCCGCGATGCTGCTCGACCGGGATCATTACCGGCGCGGCTGGCAGCGGGCCCTGGAGCGGGGCTACGACCCGGACACCACACCGCACCTGCCACGGTTCGTGCCGTGGTGGCTGCTGGTCGCCGGGGTCACCTTCGGCATGGCGTGCGGCGTCAAGTGGAGCGCGCTCTTCTTCGCGCCGTTCCTGGCCGCGTTGGTGATCGTCTGGCGGGCGCAGGCGCGGCGGTCCGCCGGAGTGCGCGGTCCGATCATCGCGGGCATCCTCGGCGACTTCGGCTGGCTGATCCTCAGCTTCGGCATCGCGATCCTGGTCTACTTCGCCTGCTGGACCGGCTGGTTCGTGACCGACGACGGCTACTTCCGGCACTACCGGGCGGACAACGGGTGGAGTGAGCCGCCGATCGTCGGCGCGCTGCTCAACCTGGCCCACTACCACTCCGAGGCGTTCAACTTCCATACCGGACTGACCCAGAAACACACCTACCAGTCCTGGCCGTGGCAGTGGCTGCTGCTCGGGCGGCCGGTGGCGTTCTACTGGAGTTCCACCGGCACCTGCGGCGCGACCAGCTGCGCGGCCGAGATCCTGCTGCTGGGCACGCCGATCCTGTGGTGGTCGTTCCTGCCGGCGCTGGGCATCGTGGCCTGGTTCGGCATCACCCGGCGGGACTGGCGGGCCTACGCCATGATCACCGGCGTGGTGGCCGGGCTGCTGCCGTGGTTCTACTTCGCGGTCAAGGACGGCCGGACGATGTTCGCGTTCTACGCGATGCCGGCGTTGCCGTTCCTGATCCTGGCGGTGGTCTACGCCCTCGGGGCGATCATGACGCCACCGGCCGGGATGGTGGCCGGAGCTCAACGATCGGACCGGCAGATCGTCGGGACCGTGGTGGCGTCGACCTTCGTCGCACTGGTCGCGCTCTGCTTCGCCTACTTCTACCCGGTGTTCGTGGGGACGCTCATGCCTTACGACGACTGGTCGGTGCGCATGTGGCTGGGCGGGCGCTGGATCTAG
- a CDS encoding DUF2199 domain-containing protein: MSTEQFSCGTCGETHDGPPLSFAAPAPDFWRPEMASQEGCLLDADLCVISGEQFFVRGLIELPVWDTGDVFTYSMWVSLSRPNFTRAVDVWEQPGREAEPPYFGWLSNIIAGYEPSTLNLRTNVHTRAVGQLPYIELEPTGHPLAVEQLAGITRARVEEIASFHLHR; encoded by the coding sequence ATGAGCACCGAGCAGTTCTCCTGCGGCACGTGCGGAGAGACGCACGACGGCCCGCCGCTCAGCTTCGCGGCACCGGCCCCGGATTTCTGGCGGCCGGAGATGGCCAGCCAGGAAGGTTGCCTCCTGGATGCGGACCTGTGCGTGATCAGCGGAGAACAGTTCTTCGTCCGGGGCCTGATCGAACTGCCGGTGTGGGACACCGGGGACGTGTTCACATACAGCATGTGGGTGTCACTGAGCCGGCCCAACTTCACCCGGGCCGTCGACGTGTGGGAACAACCCGGGCGAGAAGCCGAACCGCCCTACTTCGGGTGGCTTTCCAACATCATCGCCGGGTACGAGCCGTCCACGCTCAACCTGCGGACCAACGTACACACCCGGGCCGTCGGGCAGTTGCCGTACATCGAACTGGAACCGACCGGCCACCCGCTGGCGGTGGAACAACTAGCCGGAATCACCCGCGCCCGCGTCGAGGAGATCGCCTCCTTCCATCTGCATCGGTAA
- a CDS encoding GNAT family N-acetyltransferase, with amino-acid sequence MLGATTPGWPAVLADGAVLLRPYKRGDARAWSEVRIANQAWLTAWESAPPGPWAEMNSTRAYGYVYRDMKRAARNGDSMPFAVCLLENGRERLVGHVNLGNIVRRAFASAYAGYWVDHRVAGRGVIPTALALAVDHAFGPGGLHRIEVNIRPENGPSRRVVEKLGFREEAYHQRYMHIDGGWRDHLGYAMTSEEIAGEGGLLARWRRVRTAK; translated from the coding sequence ATGCTCGGGGCCACCACCCCCGGATGGCCCGCTGTGCTGGCGGACGGGGCTGTGCTGCTCCGGCCGTACAAGCGCGGTGATGCCCGGGCCTGGTCCGAGGTGCGGATCGCCAACCAGGCGTGGCTGACGGCCTGGGAGTCGGCACCGCCGGGACCGTGGGCGGAGATGAACTCGACCCGCGCGTACGGCTACGTCTATCGCGACATGAAACGGGCCGCCCGCAACGGCGACAGCATGCCGTTCGCGGTCTGCCTGCTTGAGAACGGCCGGGAACGGCTGGTCGGGCACGTCAACCTGGGCAACATCGTGCGGCGGGCGTTCGCGTCGGCCTATGCGGGCTACTGGGTGGACCATCGGGTGGCCGGCCGGGGTGTCATTCCGACGGCTCTCGCGCTCGCCGTCGACCATGCCTTCGGGCCGGGCGGGCTGCACCGCATCGAGGTGAACATCCGGCCGGAGAACGGGCCGAGCCGCCGGGTGGTGGAGAAGCTGGGGTTCCGCGAGGAGGCGTACCACCAGCGCTACATGCACATCGACGGCGGCTGGCGGGACCATCTCGGCTACGCGATGACGAGTGAGGAGATCGCCGGCGAGGGGGGCCTGCTCGCACGCTGGCGCCGCGTCCGTACCGCTAAATGA
- a CDS encoding GAF domain-containing sensor histidine kinase yields the protein MKAPLPDNEIERLAALYSLDILDSPQEKDFDDIVALAASVCEAPMAMVSLVDADRQWAKARTGTELMETSRDVSFCAHAILERDLLLVPDAQADLRFADNPLVTAENGVRFYAGAPLITTDGFALGTLCVADTVPRQLDVEQQQALRALARQVTAQLELRRYAVALANTTARLQALERRKDDLAGLVSGELRASLRLMSAYLDRLGDTGYHDAEMAELVGRATAAHVRGFRELIDHLTTMADAGLGVESLHMRQCDLTRVTQRAVEAVRPIAASKHIWILNQAGGPALPIIADPVRLEQVLTHLLFAAVKYTPEGGRVRVGTEMESGPTVRLDDMDLPDGMRPDLFPHLYYGAIANPGDMPGPDRGLAVAKRILDAHHATVALSDRPGDGTSLHVVFPYAESIPSELIKDLAAA from the coding sequence ATGAAAGCACCGCTGCCCGACAACGAGATCGAGCGGTTGGCCGCTCTGTACTCGCTCGACATCCTCGACAGCCCGCAGGAGAAGGACTTCGACGACATCGTGGCGCTGGCCGCCAGTGTCTGTGAGGCCCCGATGGCCATGGTCAGCCTGGTCGACGCGGACCGGCAATGGGCCAAGGCCCGAACCGGGACGGAGTTGATGGAGACCTCGCGGGATGTGTCCTTCTGCGCCCACGCCATCCTTGAACGCGACCTGTTGCTGGTCCCGGACGCCCAAGCGGATCTGCGGTTCGCCGACAATCCGCTGGTCACGGCCGAGAACGGGGTCCGGTTCTACGCCGGTGCGCCGCTGATCACCACTGACGGGTTCGCGCTCGGCACCCTCTGTGTGGCGGACACCGTGCCCCGTCAGCTCGACGTGGAGCAGCAGCAGGCCCTGCGTGCGCTGGCCCGGCAGGTCACTGCCCAACTGGAACTGCGTCGGTACGCCGTGGCGCTGGCCAACACCACGGCCCGGCTCCAGGCGCTGGAACGGCGCAAGGACGACCTGGCCGGGCTGGTCAGCGGGGAGCTGCGGGCGTCGTTGCGGCTGATGTCGGCGTACCTGGACCGGCTCGGTGACACCGGCTATCACGACGCCGAGATGGCCGAACTGGTCGGCCGGGCCACCGCGGCGCACGTGCGGGGTTTCCGGGAGCTGATCGACCACCTCACCACCATGGCCGACGCCGGGCTGGGCGTGGAGAGCCTGCACATGCGGCAGTGCGATCTGACCCGGGTCACCCAGCGGGCGGTCGAGGCGGTCCGCCCGATCGCGGCCAGCAAACACATCTGGATCCTGAACCAGGCCGGCGGCCCGGCGCTGCCGATCATCGCCGATCCGGTGCGTCTCGAGCAGGTGCTGACCCACCTGCTCTTCGCCGCGGTCAAATACACCCCGGAGGGCGGCCGGGTACGGGTGGGCACCGAGATGGAATCCGGGCCGACCGTGCGCCTGGACGACATGGACCTGCCCGACGGGATGCGCCCCGACCTGTTCCCGCACCTCTACTACGGGGCGATCGCGAACCCGGGGGACATGCCCGGACCCGACCGGGGGCTGGCCGTGGCGAAACGGATCCTGGACGCTCACCATGCCACGGTGGCCCTCTCCGACCGGCCCGGCGACGGGACCTCCTTGCACGTGGTCTTCCCGTACGCGGAGTCGATCCCCAGCGAACTGATCAAGGACCTGGCGGCGGCGTGA
- a CDS encoding type IV toxin-antitoxin system AbiEi family antitoxin domain-containing protein yields the protein MTYRQQLRELAFGTHGVITTTQAEREGVPAVELRKLAARGALTQLGRGVYRMNEAPAGPLDEFAQAVALVGGEAVLADEAVLAALDLAQVNLRRVRVATSRRVRAKLPKTVEVVQQTVPAGDRDFIDGVPAMTLEKALLGAHGRVMTERLVDAAHRAVQRGLLAKDAETRVVAALQDMGSRER from the coding sequence ATGACGTACAGGCAGCAGCTCCGCGAACTGGCGTTCGGTACGCATGGCGTAATCACGACCACTCAGGCGGAGCGGGAGGGTGTTCCCGCAGTCGAACTGCGGAAGCTCGCTGCACGTGGCGCGCTGACTCAGCTTGGTCGCGGGGTGTATCGGATGAACGAGGCCCCGGCGGGTCCGTTGGATGAGTTTGCGCAGGCTGTCGCATTAGTGGGCGGAGAGGCTGTGCTGGCTGACGAGGCGGTGCTTGCTGCCCTGGATCTTGCGCAGGTGAACCTGCGGCGGGTCCGCGTAGCTACGTCTCGTCGGGTGCGTGCAAAGCTTCCGAAGACCGTCGAGGTCGTCCAGCAGACTGTGCCGGCCGGTGACCGCGATTTCATCGACGGAGTTCCGGCCATGACGTTGGAAAAGGCGCTGCTCGGTGCCCATGGACGCGTGATGACCGAGCGCCTGGTTGACGCGGCGCACCGAGCCGTCCAGCGCGGCTTGCTGGCGAAAGACGCTGAGACTCGTGTCGTCGCCGCGTTGCAGGATATGGGCTCTCGCGAACGATGA
- a CDS encoding GNAT family N-acetyltransferase, producing the protein MELRKIDPANLDSALAITVRPDQQDLVASVVKSLAEAYVHPAHAWPRLIVDGDQPVGFVMAFIRIPWNDEPGVDLRSGLWRLNIDQAHQGKGYGTYAVEAVCAELRARGETHAYVTWEPRAGGPAPFYRALGFHLTGEESEGQIVAVRDLTGFPKSSA; encoded by the coding sequence GTGGAACTACGGAAGATCGACCCGGCGAACCTGGACTCGGCCCTGGCCATCACGGTCCGCCCCGACCAGCAGGACCTCGTCGCATCAGTGGTCAAATCCCTGGCCGAGGCGTACGTCCACCCCGCGCACGCCTGGCCCCGCCTGATCGTCGACGGCGACCAGCCGGTCGGTTTCGTGATGGCCTTCATCCGCATCCCGTGGAACGACGAACCCGGCGTCGACCTGCGCTCCGGCCTGTGGCGCCTGAACATCGACCAGGCCCACCAGGGCAAGGGCTACGGCACGTACGCGGTCGAGGCGGTCTGCGCCGAACTGCGCGCCCGCGGCGAAACCCACGCCTACGTGACGTGGGAGCCCCGAGCCGGCGGCCCCGCCCCGTTCTACCGAGCCCTGGGTTTCCACCTGACCGGCGAGGAGAGCGAGGGCCAGATCGTCGCAGTCCGCGACCTCACCGGCTTCCCGAAAAGCAGTGCGTAA
- a CDS encoding bifunctional polysaccharide deacetylase/glycosyltransferase family 2 protein: MIARRRVLPRPRVLLGVLLAASFLSVLVVQAYINAEFTGDHVESEVGDQAAVPPAILDGGPIINTTGGQESTSRLPDRTIALTFDDGPDPAWTPKILDVLRRHDAHATFFVVGSQVARHPTIAKEIVTGGNELGLHTFTHPNMQRLAPWRRELELSQTQMAIAKATGARTHLARFPYSSKNAAIDEVNWRLVQEAGALGYLVVVNDTDSEDWKRPGVEKIIQNATPAGDRSAVMLFHDAGGDRSQTVAALDEFIPRMKARGYRFTTVTEGLNLTIAGQAAKTHSPLPLNPAAPGSDKWRGTALIWTVNLADGLVALIAGLFLVVGTLTVGRTLLLLVLATRNARQRRSPAWTWGPPVTEPVSVIVPAYNEKEGIEAAVRSLAGGDHTRIEVVVVDDGSTDGTADLVDRMRLPNVRVVRVPNGGKPNALNTGVALARHDLIVMVDGDTVFEPDSLRLLVQPFADPTVGAVAGNVKVGNRETTVALWQHIEYVIGFNLDRRLYEVMNCMPTVPGAIGAFRRTALAQVGGVSDETLAEDTDVTMAMCRAGWRVVYEEKARAWTEAPTTMEQLYRQRYRWSYGTMQAMWKHRGALLDSGPSGRFGRVGLPFLALFGLALPMLAPVVDIMLVYGLVFWELGETVAAWFGMLALQLFTAAVAFRLDRESYRPLLRLPLQQFAYRQLMYLVLLQSATTALTGGRLRWHKLNRAGLAPRSPALDRTAADRGRVPVTPITPSRGPLTPPPGP, translated from the coding sequence GTGATCGCCCGCCGCCGGGTCCTGCCCCGCCCCCGGGTGCTCCTGGGCGTGCTGCTGGCCGCATCGTTCCTGTCGGTGCTGGTCGTGCAGGCCTACATCAACGCCGAATTCACCGGCGACCACGTGGAGAGCGAGGTCGGCGACCAGGCCGCGGTGCCGCCCGCGATCCTCGACGGCGGGCCGATCATCAACACCACCGGCGGGCAGGAGAGCACCAGCCGCCTGCCGGACCGCACCATCGCGCTCACCTTCGACGACGGCCCCGACCCGGCGTGGACACCGAAGATCCTGGACGTGCTGCGCAGACATGACGCGCACGCCACGTTCTTCGTGGTCGGCTCCCAGGTGGCCCGGCACCCGACGATCGCGAAAGAGATCGTGACCGGGGGGAACGAACTCGGTCTGCACACCTTCACCCACCCCAACATGCAGCGGCTCGCCCCGTGGCGGCGGGAGCTGGAGCTGTCGCAGACCCAGATGGCGATCGCGAAGGCGACCGGGGCGCGCACCCACCTGGCCCGGTTCCCCTACTCGTCGAAGAACGCGGCGATCGACGAGGTGAACTGGAGACTGGTCCAGGAGGCCGGGGCACTCGGGTACCTGGTCGTCGTCAACGACACCGACAGCGAGGACTGGAAACGGCCCGGCGTCGAGAAGATCATCCAGAACGCCACCCCGGCCGGCGACCGGTCGGCGGTGATGCTCTTCCACGACGCGGGCGGGGACCGTTCGCAGACCGTCGCGGCACTCGACGAGTTCATCCCGCGGATGAAGGCTCGCGGCTACCGGTTCACCACCGTCACCGAGGGCCTCAACCTGACCATTGCCGGTCAGGCCGCGAAGACACACTCGCCGCTGCCGCTCAACCCGGCCGCGCCCGGATCCGACAAGTGGCGGGGCACCGCGCTGATCTGGACCGTCAACCTCGCCGACGGCCTGGTCGCCCTGATCGCCGGGCTGTTCCTGGTGGTGGGGACGCTGACCGTCGGCCGTACCCTCCTGCTGCTGGTCCTCGCCACCCGCAACGCCCGGCAGCGCCGCAGCCCGGCCTGGACGTGGGGGCCACCGGTCACCGAACCGGTCTCGGTGATCGTGCCCGCCTACAACGAGAAGGAGGGCATCGAGGCCGCGGTCCGGTCCCTGGCCGGCGGCGATCACACCCGGATCGAGGTGGTGGTCGTCGACGACGGCTCCACCGACGGCACCGCCGATCTCGTCGACCGGATGCGGCTGCCGAACGTCCGGGTGGTCCGGGTGCCCAACGGCGGCAAACCGAACGCCCTCAACACCGGGGTGGCCCTGGCCCGGCACGACCTGATCGTGATGGTCGACGGCGACACCGTCTTCGAACCCGACTCACTGCGCCTGTTGGTCCAGCCGTTCGCCGACCCGACGGTGGGCGCGGTGGCCGGCAACGTGAAGGTCGGCAACCGGGAGACCACCGTCGCGCTCTGGCAGCACATCGAGTACGTGATCGGTTTCAACCTGGACCGGCGGCTGTACGAGGTGATGAACTGCATGCCGACCGTGCCGGGGGCAATCGGCGCGTTCCGGCGGACGGCACTCGCCCAGGTCGGCGGGGTCAGCGACGAGACCCTGGCCGAGGACACCGACGTCACGATGGCGATGTGCCGGGCCGGGTGGCGGGTCGTCTACGAGGAGAAGGCGCGCGCCTGGACCGAGGCGCCGACCACCATGGAGCAGTTGTACCGGCAGCGGTACCGGTGGAGCTACGGCACCATGCAGGCGATGTGGAAACACCGTGGGGCGCTGCTCGACTCCGGGCCGTCCGGACGATTCGGGCGGGTCGGGCTGCCGTTCCTGGCGCTGTTCGGGTTGGCGCTACCGATGCTCGCGCCGGTCGTCGACATCATGCTCGTCTACGGCCTGGTCTTCTGGGAGCTGGGCGAGACCGTCGCGGCCTGGTTCGGCATGCTGGCCCTGCAACTGTTCACTGCGGCGGTGGCGTTCCGTTTAGACCGGGAGTCGTACCGGCCGCTGCTGAGACTGCCGTTGCAGCAGTTCGCCTACCGGCAGTTGATGTACCTGGTCCTGCTCCAGTCGGCCACCACCGCCCTGACCGGCGGTCGGCTGCGCTGGCACAAACTCAACCGGGCCGGACTGGCACCACGGTCGCCCGCCCTCGATCGAACTGCAGCCGATCGAGGGCGGGTTCCGGTCACACCTATCACGCCGTCGCGTGGTCCCCTCACGCCGCCGCCAGGTCCTTGA
- a CDS encoding nucleotidyl transferase AbiEii/AbiGii toxin family protein produces the protein MLQRRLSQAASARGSTAKRLQSLVGNVVLCQMLPASAVKGGTGLKLRLGDSRTRATPDLDTAFRGDHDEFERELRSNLINGWGNFTGSVIRGPKRPPVGVPDSYVMQPLIVKLQFHGKSFITIDAEVGYDELEATNEPPELELSPEVSGLFVELGLPAPVPVPVLPLHHQISQKIHACTEPGNERAHDLVDLQIITPLADTKLAAATVERIFQFRAQHEWPARVTPTQNWSSLYANAADGLDVLATVEEALSWVNDEYIPSLISATE, from the coding sequence ATGCTGCAGCGTCGTTTGAGCCAAGCGGCATCGGCTCGGGGGTCGACGGCCAAAAGGCTGCAATCGCTGGTGGGCAACGTCGTGTTGTGTCAGATGTTGCCCGCGTCCGCGGTCAAGGGTGGTACCGGACTCAAGCTGCGCCTCGGTGACAGCCGCACCCGAGCCACCCCAGACCTCGATACCGCATTCCGCGGTGATCATGACGAGTTCGAACGCGAGCTGAGAAGCAATCTCATAAATGGATGGGGAAACTTCACCGGATCCGTCATTCGCGGGCCGAAGCGGCCGCCTGTCGGGGTACCAGACTCATACGTAATGCAACCGCTTATCGTCAAGCTGCAATTCCATGGCAAATCCTTCATCACCATTGACGCCGAGGTTGGCTACGACGAACTAGAGGCTACTAACGAGCCGCCCGAGTTGGAACTCTCGCCGGAAGTTTCCGGCTTGTTTGTGGAACTCGGTCTACCGGCTCCGGTGCCAGTTCCGGTTTTGCCCTTGCACCACCAGATCTCACAAAAAATTCATGCGTGTACCGAACCAGGCAACGAACGAGCACACGATCTGGTTGATCTGCAAATCATCACACCGTTGGCGGATACGAAGCTGGCGGCCGCGACGGTTGAGCGGATATTCCAGTTTCGTGCACAGCATGAATGGCCGGCTCGGGTGACGCCTACCCAGAACTGGTCATCCCTGTACGCGAATGCTGCCGACGGTCTGGACGTACTCGCCACGGTGGAAGAGGCGCTGAGTTGGGTCAACGATGAGTACATCCCTAGCCTGATCTCGGCTACGGAATAA
- a CDS encoding molybdopterin molybdotransferase MoeA, with protein sequence MTATADREAAASNELMPLAEYLGSVLRRLRALPPLDLDLTEAHGNVLAADVIAPHPFPAFDQAAIDGYAARWEDLAGAGRIGSHPSFGQFESTARSIRLNVVGDMGAAHWRPVRITPGTCFSVAAGAPLPIGADVVVPIHWTDQGMAAVEILHAPKRGSGVRRAGEEVAVGQVLAVAGSYVTPPTVALFAASGIGHVLVRPSPRVVVVATGDELVDVGRPSQPGQVVDANSHALTAAAVEAGAMGFRIGICDDDPEGLRGLLEDQTLRADLIITTGGTGTGPGDMLRRVLSRPGPGRGTVEFIDVALSPGTSLGFGTVGGEEVPVVCLPGEPGAALIGFEVLARPVIRLLAGAEPVFRPGIKAHLLETVSSPGGLREFRPAHVAERRGGGYTVQPLAGGPYTLSGLAEANGLLVLGERVTTAAAGSTVDVLLIDRRR encoded by the coding sequence ATGACCGCCACGGCCGATCGCGAGGCGGCCGCTTCCAACGAGCTGATGCCTCTCGCCGAGTACCTGGGCAGTGTGCTGCGCAGGCTCCGCGCGCTGCCTCCGCTCGACCTCGACCTCACCGAGGCGCACGGGAACGTGCTCGCGGCCGACGTGATCGCCCCGCACCCGTTCCCGGCGTTCGACCAGGCCGCGATCGACGGGTACGCGGCCCGATGGGAAGACCTGGCCGGCGCCGGGCGCATCGGGTCGCACCCGTCGTTCGGGCAGTTCGAGAGCACCGCCCGGAGCATCCGGCTGAACGTGGTCGGCGACATGGGCGCGGCCCACTGGCGGCCGGTCCGGATCACCCCGGGCACCTGCTTCTCGGTGGCCGCCGGAGCGCCGCTGCCGATCGGCGCCGACGTGGTCGTGCCGATTCATTGGACCGATCAGGGCATGGCCGCGGTGGAGATCCTGCACGCCCCGAAACGGGGCTCCGGGGTGCGGCGGGCCGGTGAGGAGGTCGCTGTCGGGCAGGTCCTCGCGGTCGCCGGCTCCTACGTCACCCCGCCGACCGTGGCCCTCTTCGCCGCCTCCGGCATCGGGCACGTGCTGGTCCGGCCCAGCCCGCGGGTGGTGGTCGTGGCCACCGGCGACGAACTCGTCGACGTGGGCCGGCCCAGCCAGCCCGGCCAGGTGGTCGACGCGAACTCGCACGCGCTCACCGCGGCCGCCGTCGAAGCGGGCGCGATGGGTTTCCGGATCGGCATCTGCGACGACGACCCGGAAGGTCTGCGCGGCCTGCTGGAGGACCAGACACTGCGCGCCGACCTGATCATCACGACCGGCGGCACCGGCACCGGGCCGGGCGACATGCTGCGCCGGGTCCTGTCCCGTCCGGGGCCGGGCCGGGGCACGGTCGAGTTCATCGACGTGGCGCTCTCGCCCGGCACCTCCCTCGGGTTCGGCACGGTCGGCGGCGAGGAGGTGCCGGTGGTCTGCCTGCCCGGTGAACCCGGCGCCGCCCTGATCGGCTTCGAAGTGCTGGCCAGGCCGGTGATCCGGTTGCTCGCCGGGGCCGAACCGGTGTTCCGGCCCGGGATCAAGGCGCACCTGCTGGAGACGGTCTCGTCACCCGGTGGGCTGCGTGAGTTCCGGCCCGCCCACGTCGCGGAACGGCGTGGTGGCGGCTACACGGTGCAGCCACTCGCCGGTGGGCCTTACACTCTCTCCGGTTTGGCCGAGGCGAACGGCCTGCTGGTGCTCGGCGAACGGGTCACCACAGCGGCCGCCGGCTCGACCGTCGACGTTCTGCTGATCGACCGGAGGCGATAG